The following proteins are encoded in a genomic region of Rattus rattus isolate New Zealand chromosome 2, Rrattus_CSIRO_v1, whole genome shotgun sequence:
- the Got1 gene encoding aspartate aminotransferase, cytoplasmic, translating to MAPPSVFAQVPQAPPVLVFKLTADFRDDPDPRKVNLGVGAYRTDDSQPWVLPVVRKVEQKIANDSSLNHEYLPILGLAEFRSCATQLVLGDNSPALRENRVGSVQSLGGTGALRIGADFLGRWYNGTDNKNTPVYVSSPTWENHNAVFSAAGFKDIRSYRYWDAEKRGLDLQGFLNDLENAPEFSIFVLHACAHNPTGTDPTEEEWKQIAAVMKRRFLFPFFDSAYQGFASGDLEKDAWAIRYFVSEGFELFCAQSFSKNFGLYNERVGNLTVVGKEHDSVLRVLSQMEKIVRITWSNPPAQGARIVAITLSNPDLFKEWKGNVKTMADRILTMRSELRARLEALKTPGTWSHITEQIGMFSFTGLNPKQVEYLVNEKHIYLLPSGRINMCGLTTKNLDYVATSINEAVTKFQ from the exons CGTACCGCACAGATGACTCTCAGCCCTGGGTTTTGCCGGTAGTGAGGAAGGTCGAACAGAAGATTGCTAACGACAGCAGTCTCAACCACGAGTACTTGCCCATCCTGGGCCTGGCGGAGTTCCGGAGCTGTGCTACTCAGCTAGTACTTGGGGACAACAGCCCAGCTCTCAGGGAGAATCGG GTTGGAAGTGTGCAGTCTTTGGGAGGGACCGGCGCACTTCGAATTGGAGCTGACTTCTTAGGGCGATGGTACAATGGCACAGACAACAAGAACACGCCCGTCTACGTATCATCGCCGACCTGGG AGAACCATAATGCCGTGTTTTCTGCCGCCGGTTTTAAAGACATTCGGTCCTATCGATACTGGGATGCAGAGAAGAGAGGACTTGACCTCCAGGGTTTCCTGAATGATCTGGAG aaTGCTCCTGAGTTCTCCATCTTTGTCCTCCACGCCTGTGCACACAACCCAACGGGGACCGACCCAACTGAAGAGGAGTGGAAGCAGATCGCCGCCGTCATGAAG CGCCGTTTTCTGTTCCCCTTCTTTGACTCAGCCTATCAGGGCTTTGCATCTGGAGACCTAGAGAAAGATGCCTGGGCTATTCGCTATTTTGTGTCTGAAGGCTTCGAGCTCTTCTGTGCCCAGTCCTTCTCCAAGAACTTCGGGCTCTACA ATGAGAGAGTGGGGAATCTGACCGTGGTCGGAAAAGAGCATGACAGCGTCCTGCGGGTCCTTTCCCAGATGGAGAAGATTGTACGAATCACCTGGTCCAATCCCCCTGCCCAGGGAGCTCGGATCGTGGCCATCACCCTCTCCAACCCTGACCTCTTTAAGGAGTG GAAAGGAAACGTGAAGACAATGGCTGACCGGATTCTGACCATGAGATCCGAACTCAGGGCGCGACTAGAAGCTCTCAAGACTCCCGGGACTTGGTCTCACATCACGGAGCAGATCGGAATGTTCAGCTTCACCGGGTTGAACC CCAAGCAGGTCGAGTATTTGGTCAACGAGAAGCACATCTATCTGCTGCCGAGCGGTCGGATCAACATGTGCGGCTTGACTACCAAGAACCTAGATTACGTGGCTACCTCCATCAACGAAGCTGTCACCAAATTCCAGTGA